CCGTCCGGCGCACGCCGGCCTTCGTGTCGGACGTGGAACGCACACTGCTGCGCCTGGTGGTCCAGGCGCAGCAGTCGGGTGAGCTGGACGCCGACTATCCGGCGGCTCCGGTGGCCCAGTTGATGACCACGGTGATCTTCGGTGCGCACTACCTCGGTTCGGTGCGCGAGGAGTTGGACCTGATCACCCGGGTGCGGTCCGCCTGGGACGTGCTGCTGCCCGCCCTCGGCGCCTGCTGGGAGCCCTGAGCGGCGGACGGCGCGGGGCGGCCCGCCGGCGGGAGCCGTACCGGGCCCCGCTGGGCGGGCAGTGCCAGCGCCGTCCGGACGCCCGGACGACCGGGGAGATCCGGCCCGGCGTCGGGGCGGCCCAGCGGACCGCGCTCGGGCCGGCGGCCGGCCAGCCGGTCGGCCGCACCCGCCACCTCGCGCTGGGCCAGGTCGGCGAGCGCGACGATCCGCTCGGCCACCGGCCGCAGCCGCTGCCCGCTCTCGGTCAGGGAGATCCGCCGGCCCCTGCGGTCGAACAGCACCGCGCCGAGCGATGCCTCCAGGTGCTGGATCTGCGCCGTCACGCTGGACTGCGCGTAGTTCAGCTTCTTCGCCGCTCGGGTGAAGCTCAGCTCGCTCGACACCTCGAGGAACGACCGCAGGTGTTGGAGTTCCATCAGCTCTCCTCGGGAGCCTTTCGCCAGTCGGCGCGGAAGACGAGGTCCGCGTCCGTGATCACCTGGCCGTCCTGGACGGCCTGGGCGTTGACGAGCCGCTCCGCGCCGAGGCCCGCGACCGCACGGTCCGCGCCCGCCCGCGGCGGCTCGGCCTCCCGGGCGTCGAGCTCGATGTCGGAGCCGAACTCGCCGTACGCGTGGAAGCCCACCCGCATGGCGGAGAGCACTCCGCCGGCCAGCGGTGCCCGGTCGGCGACGGCCAGCAGGCCGCACTGCTTGAGCGCCTCCAGCATCAGCACGGCCTGCACGTGGTCGGAGCCGTGGTCGAAGAAGGTGGGATGGCTCTGGTCGATGCGAAGCCGCCAGCGGCCGTGCCCTCGGGCCGGCCGGCGGCGAGAACGATGTCGGCCGCCCGGCGCCGGCCGACGGCGGCGGGACGGACGGCGATCGGCGGCGGACAGTGGTCCGGCGGGGCCGATCTGCCTCGGCTGCGGCCGAGCCGCTGGTAAATCCTTCGGTCAAGGATCTCCCCGTGCATCGAGACCGTGGCACAGGGCCGGGCTCCATCCGCGTAGACCACCGTCCTGGTAAGGACCGGCATGCGCAACCCCCTTACCCCCGACGGAAGTTCGATGTCCGTTCCGAGGGTCACCTCCTGCGGGCCGGCGGCGCAGCCGCCGAGCGGGTCGAGATCGGTGATGCGGAACTCCATCGAGCGCACCAGGAACGGCACGTCCAGCGGCACCCCGTAGTACTCGTGGAACACGAGAATGGAGGCCTGACGTGCGGTTTCCACGATCACCATGGCGTCGGTCAGGCCACCTGGGCCGGACTGGAACACCGCGTGGTCGCGGGGCCACTGGGCGGCGATCAGGAAGCGGTCGCTGGAGACGCGTTCGGAGTCCGTGAGGAAAACCTCGGAGACCGCCGACTTGTGCACCAACTTCCGCGATACGGTCCGGTGGTAGTCGAGTTGGGCCGCTGCGCGCGGCGCCGGGACGGTGTCAGCTGCAATCTGGCGGGCCGGTGCGAGTGTGTCCATGGCAAGCCTCCCCCACAGGGCTGTGAACAATCTGGCTCTAGCCAAAGTCCAGGCTCGGACTAGAAAAAATATACCTACGAGAAGGTATGTTGCCAAGCCTTATGTGGTCGGTAAGGTGAGGCTCCGTCAGGGAGTTGTGGCGCTCCACACGCGGCATGCACACGGAAAACACGCACCGCCACCCGGATCGAGGTCTCGCCAGGAGGCCTCGCGGAGCGGCGGTGCGGAGGGTGCGGCGGCCGGGTGCCACGCCCCGCCGTGGTCGGGGCGCTGCCTGCCGATCAGGCCGGGAGCAGCAGATCCAGTAGCTCGTCGACCCGCTCGACGACGTCCATTCGGTCGTGAAGGACCCACGAGACATGCTGGACCCCGAAGAAGGCGGCGACCAGGACCCGCGCCATGGTGGTCGGCTCGCTGCCGGGCGGCAGCTGGCCGGCGTCCGCGGCACGGGTCAGCAGCAGGGTGACGTAGGCGACGTAGTCGATGAACGGCAGCGGCAGCTCGGTGTCGATGACGGCCTGCTCGGCCTGCAGCCGCACCGCGGCGCGGGCCACGGCGTCGTCGCGCAGGCGCCGGGCGGTTCCGCGGGTGAGCTCCCTGACCGCCTGGAGCGGCGGGAGCTGGGGGTCTATCACGGCCGAGGCGTTCCGGGTGGCGGCCAGGTAGAAGGTCTCCACCAGCTCGACCGCCATCGCCTCCTTGTTGGGGAAGTGGAAGTACACCGCTCCCTTGGTGGCCCCGGCGAGTTCGGCGATCTCCTGGATGGTGACAGACTGGAAGCCCTTGCGCGCGAACAGCTCGGCCGCTGCCTCCAGCACCGTCGCCCGGGTGCGGACGGCCCTCGCCTGCTTGGGGGCCCGGGCCGCTCGGCCGCCGTCCGCCTGAAGCTCGTGCCCTCCGGTGTCGGTGTGGTCGCCATCGCTCAACCCTCCAGAGGGGCCCCGGGCCCAGGTCGTACGTGAGGTTTCCGGAAATCATAACGTCACGAAGGTATGTTCCGGAACCGTGCGGTCGTTCGACATCGCACCAGCCCCGGGCCGGGCGCGCCGTGCGCACGCGGACCCGCGGCCCGCCCCGCCGGCCGGACCTCGCCGCCGGCAGCCCGGACGAGGCCGTCGCCCCGCCGGTCCACCGGCCCGGAACAGCACAGCCCCGAGGCCGATCCGGCCCTGGGACACCGCCGTCCATCCTGGGGGATTCCGTGACCACCGCACACCGTGCGCCAGAGCAGCAGGACCAGCACACCCGGCCCACTGCGCCCGACCGGCCCACTGCGCCCGCGCCGGCCGCCGCAGCCGCCCGCACGCCCGACGGAGGGCCCCGGCCCACCGCCGCGGGCGCCGCCGGGCTGACCGCCGCCACCACGCGGGTGCTCGGCACCGCCGCGGACCTCGCGGCGATCGGCGAGCAGCAGTACGGGCTGGCCGCCGAGGCCGCGCTCGCCACCACCCGCGCCGGCTTCGCCCGGCACTTCGTCCCGGCCCGGTTCGGCGGTGCCGAGGGCACCTTCGGCGACCTGGTGGCGGCCTCCGCACGGCTCGCCGAGGGATGCACCTCGGCGGCCTGGTGGGCCGGCCTCCAGGCCGCCCACGGGCGGCTCGCCGCCTTCCTGCCCGAGCGCGGCCAGGAGGAGATCTGGCGTGACTGTCCCGACGTCCCGATCGCGGCCGCCCTGGTGCCGCCCGCCGGGTCGCTGACCCGGACCTCCGACGGCGTTGCCGTGCAGGGCCGCTGGCGGTCCGTCAGCGGCGTCGCAAACGCCGACTGGGTCCTGCTGGCCGTGCCCCATCCGGACGCGCTGCCGGGCGACTTCACCGTGGTGGCCGTGGAGCGGCGGGCCCTCACCGTGCACGAGACCTGGCGCAGCAACGGCCTGCGGGGCACCGGCAGTCACGACGTGGCACTGCCCGTTCCGGTGGCCGTGCCCGCGCACCGGTGCGTGCGGTTCATGGACATCGTCCGGCAGTCGGCCGAGCCGGGACGGGCGCGCTGCCACCGGGTGCCGCCCCGGCTGGTCGCGGGGCTGGCCTTCGCCGCGCCGGCCGTCGGCGCGGCCCGTTCGGCGCTGCGGGCGTGGGTCGGGCCGCCGGCCGGCGGCCAGCCGGGCGGGCGGGCCCGGCCGCTCAGCCCGCGCGGGGCGAGGTGCTGGCACGGGCCTCGGCCGAGATCGACATCGCCGGGACGCTGCTGGAGCAGGCGGCCGCCCGGGCCGACGAGGGGCCGGTCGACGAGCAGGTCGTGGCGCGCAACCTGCGCGACGTCGCGCTGGCGGTGGAGTCCGCCGTCGCCGCGGTGGAGCGGCTGTTCCGGACGGCCGGGGTGGCCGCCCAGCAGGAGGACTCGGTGCTGCAGCGGGCCTGGCGGGACGTGCACACCCTCGGCGCGCACGGCGCGCTCGACTGGGAGGCAGCCGCCGCCGAGTACGCCCGGACGCATCCGACCGCACCGGCCTGCTGACCCCCGGCCGCCCCGTCGGGCGGGGCGCCGCCCGGACACACGGCGGCGCCCCGGTGCGGACGGACCGCCGTCCGTCCGCACCGGGGCGCCCGCCCGGCGGCCGCGCGGCCTCAGCGGGCCGCGCCGGCCACGGCCCGGCAACCCTGCCGCAGGCCGGTCGCGAGCAGCCCGCTCCACCCGCCGAGACCGCTCAGCACGAAGAGGACCGCGACCGCGGCGAGCAGGGCGGTGGCCGGTCGGGCCCGGCCGTTCACGCCGGCGCGCCCGTCACGCGGACATCTCCTTGGGCAGCAGGAGGTCCCGGGCGAGCTGCGGCAGCATCTCGTCGAAGAGCGCCTGCCCGCGCAGCTCGCCGTCGAGGGTGTACGGGATGTCGTCGACCGGCACGACCAGTGCGGGCAGGGCTGGCACCAGCCGGGCGCAGGCCGCCCGGGCGGCCCGTTGGGTGCTCTGCTCGCGCTCCTGGTCGGCGGGGACGAAGGCGACCACCAGCAGCTCGCCGTAGTCCGGCACCTCGGCGATCAGGACGGCGGTCTGGCGGGCGGCGGGCAGCTCGCTGAGCGCCCGCTCCAGCGTGTGCAGCCGGGCGTCGAGGTCGAGCTCGGGCAGGTCGTCCTCGGGGCCGTACGGGGGAACGGACGCGCTCATGCGGGGATCTCCGTTGCTGACTGCTTGTCGAGGTGGATGTACAGGTTGACCAGCGGCATGATCTCGGTGAGCAGTTCGCGGCCGCGGATCGTTCCGGTCGGGCTGTACGGGACGGCGTCGACCGGGATGACGTGGGCGGAGATCCACGGCACCCGGCGGGCGCAGACGGCGCTGACGGCCCGGTAGGCGGCGCTCTCCAGATCCCGCGCGACGGGGACGAACGGCACCGCCAGGACGTCGCCGTGGTCGGGCACCCGGACCCGCAGGACGGCCAGGTCGCGCACGCCGGGCTGGTCCAGCAGCTCGGACTCCAGGCCGAAGAAGGCGCGCTCGCGATCGTCCGCCAGACCGGCCCGGACGGCCCCCGCGGTGCGGCCGGTGAGTTCGAGCCGGCCCTCGTAGTCGATCACCCCGTCGTCCCCGGTGAGCAGGAACGGCCGGGGCCCCTGGCCGTCGCCGAGGTCGACCAGGACGGAGGGCGCGGGCGCGTCGCCGTAGGCGTCCATCAACTGGTAGCTCGCGACCGCGACGCGGCCGCGCACACCCGGTGGCAGCGGGCGGTGCTCGCCGTCGAGGACGGCGATCCCGATGCCGGGCATGGCGCGGCCCGAGCGGCAGGGCGAGACGGCGAGCTCGTCCGGGCCGAGCACGGTGACCAGCCCGGTCTCGGTGGAGCCGTAGTAGTGGTGCACCACCGGGCCGAACCGGTCCCACGCCTCGTTCACGATCCAGCGGTTGAGGTGCTGGCCGCCGGTGAGCAGGAACCGCAGCCGGGAGGTGGCGCGCAGGTCGGCGGAGGCCGGGTGGGCGAGCAGCCGGGAGAGCACCGGCGGGACCATCAGGGTGGCGGTGACGCCCTCGTCCGTGACCAGCCGGCACATCTCGGCGAGGTCGTGGTACGGGCCGAGCACCACCGTGCCGCCGAGCGCGAAGAAGACCCGTGCCCAGCCGGGGCTGGAGGCGTGGTACATCGGCACGGTGACCAGGTAGACGTCGTCCTCGTCGAAGGCGAACTCGTCGACGAGCTCGGCCAGTCTGCGGGCCTCCGTGGCACGGCGGCGGACGATCAGGCGCGGCGCGCCGGCCGCGTCGTAGCCGACCGCGAACGACTCGTAGGGCTGGACCACGGGCGAGGTGGCGGCGGTCTGCGCGGCGGCCAGGGTGGAATAGGCCACCGGCTCGCCGGCCGCGGGCTCCGGCACGATCGGCTCGGGTGCGGCCAGCTCCTCGCCGACGCCGTGCAGATGGACCTGGAGGACGCCCTCGCGGTCGGCCCACCCGGAGGCGATCAGCAGCGGCCGGTGCAGCTTGCTGCTGACCACCACGGTGGGTTGGAGTTGCTCCAGGGCGGTCTCGGTGGCATCGGGCGAGGCCTCGAAGTCGAGGCCGGTGACCGGGACGCCCAGGGTCTCGAAGGCGGCCGTGGTGACGACCAGTTCCCAGCCGTTGCAGCAGAGGAAGGCGGCCCTGGCCGGGCGCCCGGGCGGCAGTACGGTGGCCAGCCCGCCGGCGACCTTGGCTATCTCGTCGGCCAGTTCGGACCAGGTGATCCGGCGGCCGCCGTCCACGAGCGCGACATGGTCGGGTCGTTCGGCGGCGTGCCGCAGGGCGTCTTGCAGCTTGATCATCTCAAACTCCGTTCCAGTGGGCTGGAGTCGGCCCGTTCGGATCCGTCGGTTGGGGCGCCGGGCCGGGGCCCGGCGGGCGCTGGGGAAGGTCGGGCTTCTGCTGCACGGTGGGCCGTCGGCTGCGCGGGCATATGACGGGACACCCGACCGATGGAAACAAACCTTCGAGAAGGTATCAATAGCCATCGGCAGATCCGATCCTCCTGACGGCCACCGGCAGGCGCCGTCCGCCGACTGCCTGCGACGCTCCGCACCGTGCGCGGAACGGCGACCGCCGGTGCGCGAAGACGCAACACCCCCGGAGCGCCGCTCACTAGCTTCAGCCGGGTACCGCCCCATCACAGCCCCGCCCCGGAAGGGAACTCCCCATGAAGCGCCGTCTCGTCGCCCTCGCCGCCGCTCTCGCGATCTCCGCCACCGGCGCCACCCTGGTCGCCGGCCAGGCCTCCGCGGACGACGGCACCACGGCCGCCACCGCCACGTCCGGCTACACCAGCCTGCCCCCGTTCGCGGGCAAGACCTACCTGATCACCGTCGACAACGGGAACGTGTACCGCAACACCTACTCGGCGGACGGCACCACGCTGCACTCCGAGACCGTCCAGGGCAGCGGGGTGGGCGAGAGCTTCGATGCCACACTGGCCACCGCCCAGGTCGGCTGGAACCTGTACTTCACCTCCTGGGTGGAGCCCAACGGCGTCACCGTCAGCCACGTCCTGAACTTCACCACCAACACGGTGAAGGTGTACTTCACCTTCGCCACCGCCACCGGCGGCCGCGCCGGCCAGCTGCACAACGCCACGCTGGCCCGCGTCTCCTGAGCCGCCCCTCCGGTCCCCCGGCGGTGCACCCGCCCCCGCCTTCCCCCGGGCGGTCCGCGGGTGCGCCGCCGGGCAGTGGTTGACTGGAAGGCATGAGCATTCACGAGAACCTGCTCGGCGGCCCCCCGCCGACCCACCTGCCGGCCGAGCCCGGTCCGCTGGAGGCGCTGGCCCAGGGCGCCTCGCCCTCCGAGGTCGCGGCGAAGTTCCCGACCTCCTCGCTCGCCTGGGCGCAGCTCGCCGACGACGCCTTCGCCGCCGGTCGGGTCGTGGAGTCCTACGCCTACGCCCGTACCGGCTACCACCGCGGGCTGGACTCGCTGCGCCGGGCCGGCTGGAAGGGCCACGGCCCCGTGCCGTGGGAGCACGAGCCGAACCGGGGCTTCCTGCGGGCCCTGCACGCGCTGGGCCGGGCCGCCGCGGCCATCGACGAGAAGGACGAGGCCGAGCGCTGCTCTCAGTTCCTGCGCGACAGCTCCCCCACCGCGGCCGGCATGCTCGGCTGACCTCGCCCGACCCCCGGTGCTCCCCGCGGCGCGACCGCCCGCGGGGAGCACTGCCCCCTGACCGCACGGGTGTTGCACGACAGTGACGTCCGCCGCACGGGACGCGGACGCGGGCCGGGCAGACTCTCCTCAGGGGCGCACGGTGCCCGGAGACCGCCGGACGGCGTCCGCCACCGCGCACCAGCCGTCGCACCGCTCCCGGGGGGACTGTCACCATGCCTGCGCGCAATCGCCGTTCGACCGCAACCGCCGCCGCACTCGTCGCCGCACTGACCACCGGCGGGATGCTGCTGCTCACCGCCTGCAACCCGGACGGCAGCGCCGACGCGGCCGCCCCGGGCTCCTCGGCGCAGCCGACCGCGACACCCACCGGGAAGCCGTCGTCCGCCCCCGCGCCGTCCCGCACCCTCAACGGCACCGCGGGCAGCCGACTGACCATCAGCACCGGGACGAGCAAGGTGGTGATGAACGGGACGGTGGTGGACTTCGGCACGGTCGTCCGGGACCTCGCCTGGTCGCCGAACGGGCGCAAGGCGGCGTTCATCGACGGCACCGGCAGCCTGGTGGTCTCGAACGCGGACGGCAGCGGCAAGGTCACCGTCGCGCACAACCCCGGCGGCCAGACCTGGTCGCACCCGGCCTGGCAGGTCACCACCACGGACAACGTCAACCACGTCGAGCCGCGCAACAACCTGTTCTTCGCGGTCGCCCAGGCCGGCGAGACAAAGCTGAAGAGCGTCGCGGCCACCGCGGTGAACGGCACCCCCGCCGTCCTGGGCCTCAACGCCGAAGCCGGCGACAACGTCGCGGCGGTGCCGCAGAGCGGCAACACCTGGCCGAACACCGGCGGCGACCACGGCACCGCCGTGTACGCACACACCCCGAGCGGATCGGTCTACATCCGCGACGACTACCTGCGCCAGCAGGGCGGCAAGGTCACCGAGGGCTCGCAGCCCGCGCTCTCGCCGAACTCCGAGGAGGTGGTCTTCGTGCGCTCGGTCGCCGGCCACGACCACGTGTTCGTGGCGCAGCTGGACGGCAGCACGCCGAAGGACCTCACCCCGCAGGCCGCGACGGACTACACCGAGCCGGCCTGGTCCCCGGACGGGAGGACGCTGGCCGTCCGGACGCCCGAGGGCATCGCCACGCTGCCGGCCGACGGCTCGAAGGCCCCCGTCCTGGTCTCCACCTACCCCGGTCTGCCCGCCTACCGGCCGGGTGGCTGACCGCCCGCGGTCCGGTCGATCTCGGCCCGGAGCTCGTCGAGGTGCACGTCGGCCGACTCGTGCGGCCGGAATTCGACGAGGTCGAGGAAGCGGAACAGCACCTGGGTCGCGGTGACCGCGTGCTCGTACTCGGCGAAGCCCACCACCGCCCCCGTGCCGCCCCGGACGGCGCCCCGCAGCACGTGCGCGGTCGCCTCGTCCGGGGCCGCGGCGGACAGCCCGCGCCGGGCGTTCGGCCGGGCCAGGTAGGGGCAGACCATCGACGCGTAGAGCATGCAGGCGCGGTGGCCCGGGCCCTCCGGGGTCGGCGCCAGGTTGCGGTACGGGCGGCCGGCGGCGAGGGCCTCGGCGACGGCCGCGGTCTCGGCCGGTCCGATCACCCGCCAGACCGGCCCGGCCGGCATCGGCGTCCCGCAGACCGAGCAGAGCCGGCGCCGGGCGCAGTCGGCACTGCGGGCGTGATCGGTGAGGGCGAACTGCGGTTCGCCGCCCTCCCAGGGGGTGATCGCCGGGACGGGGTAGCCGCGGCCGTCGCGGGGCCTGGCCCCGACCGCGGGCGGCTGGGGCACCATGTCGAAACGCACCCGCCATGCCTACCAGGTGGACGCCGGGCCGCACCACCGGCCCACCGGTTCCCGACCCTCCATGCATACCCGGTATGTGGACACCCGGGCCGCCCTCGTGCGAGGGTGGATCGGCGGTGGGGACGGATCGGATTGTCCGACTTACCGTCACGTCCTGTCGCCGACAAGAGAGCGAGTCCGTGCCAGCAGCCAACGGCACCCGGAGAGCAACCGCGCCGAGCAGCCGCCGCACCGCCGCCCGCAGGCGCCGCCGGCGGGCGCGTCGCCGCCTGGTCCTGGGCACCGGCCTGGTCTGCACGCTCGCCGTCCTCGGCGGCACGGCCTTCGTCCTGCTGAACGGCGGCGGCGACGGGAGCGGCAGCGGCCCGGTCACGCAGGCCCGGCCGATCCCCCGCTGGGCACCACCCGCAGCCCGGATCCGGCCCCCGCGGCCCCCAGTCCGTCCGCCAGCCCCTCCCCGAGCCCCAGTCCGAGCCCGACCGAGGTCAAGGAGAAGGGCAAGGGCACCTTCACCGCCGCCGGCTCGAACGGCTCCGCGGTCGGCCGCGGCGACATCCGGCGGTACAAGGTCGAGGTCGAGGACGGCATCGGGATCGACCCGCAGGCCGCCGCCGCCCAGGTGCAGGCGATCCTCGGTGACAAGCGGAGCTGGACGACGGACGGCAAGGACGGCTTCCGGCTGGTCTCCGACGGCACCTACGACTTCACCGTCAGGATCGCCTCGCCCGCCACCGTGGACCGGATATGCGGCGCCGGCGGCCTCGACACCAAGGGCGAGGTCAACTGCGACGTCGGCAAGCAGGTGATGGTCAACTCCAAGCGCTGGCTGACCGGTTCACCGCAGTTCTCGGGCTCGCTGGACGACTACCGCGCGCTGATCGTCAACCACGAGGTCGGGCACCGGATCGGCCACGGCCA
The Kitasatospora paranensis genome window above contains:
- a CDS encoding LysR family transcriptional regulator codes for the protein MELQHLRSFLEVSSELSFTRAAKKLNYAQSSVTAQIQHLEASLGAVLFDRRGRRISLTESGQRLRPVAERIVALADLAQREVAGAADRLAGRRPERGPLGRPDAGPDLPGRPGVRTALALPAQRGPVRLPPAGRPAPSAAQGSQQAPRAGSSTSQADRTRVIRSNSSRTEPR
- a CDS encoding AfsA-related hotdog domain-containing protein, translated to MDQSHPTFFDHGSDHVQAVLMLEALKQCGLLAVADRAPLAGGVLSAMRVGFHAYGEFGSDIELDAREAEPPRAGADRAVAGLGAERLVNAQAVQDGQVITDADLVFRADWRKAPEES
- a CDS encoding AfsA-related hotdog domain-containing protein — encoded protein: MDTLAPARQIAADTVPAPRAAAQLDYHRTVSRKLVHKSAVSEVFLTDSERVSSDRFLIAAQWPRDHAVFQSGPGGLTDAMVIVETARQASILVFHEYYGVPLDVPFLVRSMEFRITDLDPLGGCAAGPQEVTLGTDIELPSGVRGLRMPVLTRTVVYADGARPCATVSMHGEILDRRIYQRLGRSRGRSAPPDHCPPPIAVRPAAVGRRRAADIVLAAGRPEGTAAGGFASTRAIPPSSTTAPTTCRPC
- a CDS encoding ScbR family autoregulator-binding transcription factor, whose amino-acid sequence is MSDGDHTDTGGHELQADGGRAARAPKQARAVRTRATVLEAAAELFARKGFQSVTIQEIAELAGATKGAVYFHFPNKEAMAVELVETFYLAATRNASAVIDPQLPPLQAVRELTRGTARRLRDDAVARAAVRLQAEQAVIDTELPLPFIDYVAYVTLLLTRAADAGQLPPGSEPTTMARVLVAAFFGVQHVSWVLHDRMDVVERVDELLDLLLPA
- a CDS encoding class I adenylate-forming enzyme family protein, producing the protein MIKLQDALRHAAERPDHVALVDGGRRITWSELADEIAKVAGGLATVLPPGRPARAAFLCCNGWELVVTTAAFETLGVPVTGLDFEASPDATETALEQLQPTVVVSSKLHRPLLIASGWADREGVLQVHLHGVGEELAAPEPIVPEPAAGEPVAYSTLAAAQTAATSPVVQPYESFAVGYDAAGAPRLIVRRRATEARRLAELVDEFAFDEDDVYLVTVPMYHASSPGWARVFFALGGTVVLGPYHDLAEMCRLVTDEGVTATLMVPPVLSRLLAHPASADLRATSRLRFLLTGGQHLNRWIVNEAWDRFGPVVHHYYGSTETGLVTVLGPDELAVSPCRSGRAMPGIGIAVLDGEHRPLPPGVRGRVAVASYQLMDAYGDAPAPSVLVDLGDGQGPRPFLLTGDDGVIDYEGRLELTGRTAGAVRAGLADDRERAFFGLESELLDQPGVRDLAVLRVRVPDHGDVLAVPFVPVARDLESAAYRAVSAVCARRVPWISAHVIPVDAVPYSPTGTIRGRELLTEIMPLVNLYIHLDKQSATEIPA
- a CDS encoding MoaF-related domain-containing protein codes for the protein MKRRLVALAAALAISATGATLVAGQASADDGTTAATATSGYTSLPPFAGKTYLITVDNGNVYRNTYSADGTTLHSETVQGSGVGESFDATLATAQVGWNLYFTSWVEPNGVTVSHVLNFTTNTVKVYFTFATATGGRAGQLHNATLARVS
- a CDS encoding DUF3151 domain-containing protein, giving the protein MSIHENLLGGPPPTHLPAEPGPLEALAQGASPSEVAAKFPTSSLAWAQLADDAFAAGRVVESYAYARTGYHRGLDSLRRAGWKGHGPVPWEHEPNRGFLRALHALGRAAAAIDEKDEAERCSQFLRDSSPTAAGMLG
- a CDS encoding DUF3152 domain-containing protein, producing the protein MHTRYVDTRAALVRGWIGGGDGSDCPTYRHVLSPTRERVRASSQRHPESNRAEQPPHRRPQAPPAGASPPGPGHRPGLHARRPRRHGLRPAERRRRRERQRPGHAGPADPPLGTTRSPDPAPAAPSPSASPSPSPSPSPTEVKEKGKGTFTAAGSNGSAVGRGDIRRYKVEVEDGIGIDPQAAAAQVQAILGDKRSWTTDGKDGFRLVSDGTYDFTVRIASPATVDRICGAGGLDTKGEVNCDVGKQVMVNSKRWLTGSPQFSGSLDDYRALIVNHEVGHRIGHGHEGCPGKGKLAPAMMQQIYGLNGCLPNAWPYTADGVYISGPSVP